DNA from Nitrososphaerota archaeon:
ATAATTCTATTTTTTCTTTTAGAGATCTCTTCACTATCTTTGTATTTCTGTAGATATAGTTGGAATGCAGTTATTGAGATGAATCTTAGTTCTTTCTTAGAAGTTATACAGTTAAGTAAATTTTCTACATATATCTCATAGTATTTCTTTCCTTTATACTCTAATGTAGTTAGTAGTTTTTCTGATTCTGTATCTACTTTACAGTTTTTACCAAGTTCATAGAAAACTAGAAATCCATAGTTATCTTGTAATGTAAGTATTTCTTCATCTTCAGTTGTGAAATTATCATTATTTATAGCGAGTATGTGAGCAAGTGTTCTTCCTGTTTTTTCAATTACTATCTGTTTTAATTCTTCTTTAGTTAAACTAGTAACATCTAAGTTTTTAATTTCATCAAGATTAACTTTCATATCTAAATACCTCCTTAGTTATTATTGCAGAAAATTTACTTCAACATAAGCTTTCATAGTCTCATATAACCTTATTTTCTCAACTTGTATACTTTCTGGTATCTTTCCAATTTCTTTTAAACTTGTAATAACTTGTTTAAAGAATAAACCAAGATTCTCTGCTGTTGGTACAAAATCAACTAGTATAAAACTTTCTCTATGTTCATTCTTATTCTCATCATAAGTATTATCAAAGATATAAAATAATGTAGTATTACTTTTCTCTTTACTTACACAGATATTACTTTCATTATCTCTACACATAGATACAGATAGAAGTTTGCTTTTCTCTAGTGTTATTCCTGTTATTCTTTCAAATAAAGGATCATGTATAGATAACATAAACTTATGGTCAATGTATTTCTGTATGAAATCATTTAAGTAGTTGAAATATGTGAAATCAAGTACCATACCATCACTTTGGAGATTTTGTGTTAAAAAAACTTCTAATACATATTCATGTCCATGTAAATGCCTACACTTATTCTTTCCAAGTTCTGTTGGTAAATTTTGTGTAAATACTCTATGACCCATTACGAAATTAATTTTCTTAGTAATTGAAAAATTATTTCTATAGTCTCTATCCATAGTATAGAACCTCCTAAACAAGAGATGTAAATGAAATAGATGAAACTAGTTACAAGTACATTCTATTAGCTTCTCTTCTGTAACTGACTGCTAATAAATGTCTCAACATAATTATCAACAACTCTTCTTATCTTTTCTGAAGACATATATAAGTCTCTTAACTTAAAACTTTGATATAGATACATTGTTCCTTTCTTATTCTCATTCACTACATATAAAACATCAAGTATGTAGTTTGTTAATATACTTTTAAGTTCAGCAAGATTAGTAAATTCTGTTCTCTTAATTTTATCTTTTAGTAGAACTGTTATTGTATGATTTAAGTTACATACTCTTCTATAAAAATCATCTTCATCTTTTTCTGTCAATTGTACTTTTCTTCTTCCACTAATAGTTTTTTGTTGACCATCTTTCACAATAGTTTCTTGAAATTCTTCTATCACATATTTTTCATTTTTTATATCAGTCTTATCTAAGATAGTACTTAACTCATACATAACTTCTAA
Protein-coding regions in this window:
- a CDS encoding 6-carboxytetrahydropterin synthase — protein: MDRDYRNNFSITKKINFVMGHRVFTQNLPTELGKNKCRHLHGHEYVLEVFLTQNLQSDGMVLDFTYFNYLNDFIQKYIDHKFMLSIHDPLFERITGITLEKSKLLSVSMCRDNESNICVSKEKSNTTLFYIFDNTYDENKNEHRESFILVDFVPTAENLGLFFKQVITSLKEIGKIPESIQVEKIRLYETMKAYVEVNFLQ